The Ovis aries strain OAR_USU_Benz2616 breed Rambouillet chromosome 6, ARS-UI_Ramb_v3.0, whole genome shotgun sequence genome includes a window with the following:
- the LOC105607312 gene encoding uncharacterized protein LOC105607312 isoform X1 produces the protein MGSAVEPRRPAERVFSGRSGPAGDTPAQAPAETRRWRRFAAALAPGTLQAGRRGYHRRRGEEQREEREREEGTEEAGPAGRACRAEEDRERPLLPGPLRCCPGVGSGRVGSESGSPRGSRGGRAGLGKSRRQVRLESVPPLAWRAVPGVSALGSWGWGWNLGRGPALPPGRVGPVVGWVMAVPANLGHPVSTVSLVWEGEVLPNPEPTSSSTPRPRRVLPRASARPISVRAGAHLRHRLLPAPPRKRGEPSTRTAAGPGRRRPGSWSEDPREDPAPQRSVSPFNTHSLPLRFRVPGADADSPGERRAFSALPSLVHRDCKRQL, from the coding sequence ATGGGCAGCGCCGTGGAGCCCCGGCGGCCAGCGGAGCGAGTTTTTTCAGGACGATCCGGGCCGGCGGGCGATACGCCGGCGCAGGCGCCCGCGGAGACCCGGCGGTGGCGGCGGTTCGCGGCTGCCCTCGCGCCGGGGACTTTGCAGGCGGGGAGGCGAGGTTATCACCGCCGCCgaggggaggagcagagggaggagcGGGAGcgggaggaggggacagaggaggcCGGGCCCGCAGGGAGAGCGTGTCGGGCCGAGGAGGATCGCGAGCGCCCACTGCTGCCCGGTCCGCTCCGGTGCTGCCCCGGGGTCGGGTCGGGTCGGGTCGGCTCAGAGTCCGGCTCGCCACGCGGCTCCCGGGGTGGCCGGGCAGGGCTCGGGAAATCCCGCCGACAGGTACGGCTCGAGTCAGTCCCGCCCCTCGCCTGGCGCGCAGTTCCCGGGGTTTCAGCCCtgggaagctgggggtggggatggaacTTGGGGAGGGGACCAGCTCTCCCTCCCGGGAGGGTGGGGCCGGTTGTGGGTTGGGTGATGGCCGTCCCTGCGAACCTGGGACATCCTGTCTCCACCGTCTCTCTTGTTTGGGAAGGCGAGGTCCTTCCTAACCCTGAGCCCACGTCTTCCTCCACTCCCCGGCCTCGCCGGGTCCTCCCACGTGCGTCAGCACGGCCGATCTCCGTCAGGGCAGGTGCCCACCTTAGGCATCGGTTGCTCCCTGCGCCGCCCAGGAAGCGAGGGGAGCCATCCACTCGCACCGCAGCCGGACCCGGACGCCGGCGGCCGGGCAGCTGGAGCGAGGATCCGCGCGAGGACCCGGCTCCCCAGCGCTCGGTGTCGCCATTCAACACTCACTCCCTCCCTCTTCGGTTTCGCGTCCCCGGAGCGGATGCGGATTCACCCGGAGAACGCAGAGCTTTCTCAGCTCTGCCTTCGCTGGTGCATCGGGATTGCAAACGTCAGCTCTGA